The following DNA comes from Papaver somniferum cultivar HN1 chromosome 4, ASM357369v1, whole genome shotgun sequence.
TTGAAAAACGGTCGACAACAACAAATACTGAATCATGCCCCCTCTGAGTTCGAGGTAAACCCAATACGAAATCCATGCTCAAATCTGACCATGGTTGGCTTGGAACTTTTAGTGGTATATATAACCCTGCATTGGTTGCTTTTCCTTTTGAAACTTGACAGATTCGACATCTGTCCACGAATTTAGCAACTTCACgcctcattgttggccagtaatatgatTTTGAAACAAGCTGAAAAGTCTTATCTCTACCCATGTGCCCCTCGTCATGTAACTCCTTAATAATCTTCAATCGAAGACTAGAATCGGGAATACACAATTGGTTACCTTTAAAGAGAAATCCTTCATGCATAAGGTAATCACTTCGTTTTCCTAGACTGATATTATCCACAATCTCCACAAAGTGTGGATCGGTTAGAATATGTTCAGAATACGAATCAAAATCTATTACCTCAGTTCGCATGATGTTGAGTAACATACTTCGACGGCTTaaagcatcagcaacttgattctgTGACCCAGCTTTGTGCTTCAGTACAAAAGTGAACTCTTGCAAATAAGAAGCCCACTTACCATGTCTAGATGAAAGCTTCTCTTGCCTATTGATATGCCTTAAAGAATCATGGTCAGAAAACATAATGAATTCGTTATGAATTAGATAGTGTCGCCAATGCTTCAAGGCTTGAACTATGGCATAAAACTCCACATCATAAGTACTGTAGTTGGTCTTAGCACCATTCAACTTCTCACTAAAATATGCTACAGGTCGTCCTCCCTGACTCAAAACAGCTCCAATTCCCACCTTCGATGCATCACAGTGTAATTCAAATGGCTTGCTGAAATCAGATAACACCAATAGTGGTGTGGTTATTAGTTTTGTCTTGACTGCTTCAAAGGCTTTGTCAGCTTCCTCAGACCATGAGAACTTTCCTACTGTCATGCATTCAGTAATGGGTGCCATAATGGTGCTGAAGTGATGAATAAAACGCCGGTAAAAAGAAGCGaaaccatgaaaactccttaCCTCGTGCAGTGTAGTGGGTGTGGTCCAATTTCTTACAGCTTACCTTGGAATCATCTACCTTTATTACATCCTTGGTTACGACATAGCCGAGAAATAGAATTTGGTCAGTCATGAATGAACACTTCTTGATGGCTGCAAATAATTTTTCCCGACGTAGAGTTGAAAGCACTTCTCGAAGATGTTGAAAATGCATGTTCATATCAACACTATAAATAAGAATATCGTCGAAATAAACGACCACAAAAGTACCGATAAAGGGCCCGAGAACTTGATTCATTATACGCATGAATGTACTAGGCGCATTGGACAATACAAATGGCATAACCATCCACTCATATAACCCTTCTCGAGTCTTAAaagctgttttccactcatcaccTTCTCGAATTCTGATCTGATGGTACCCACTCTTCAAGTCGAGTTTGCTAAACACCTTCGCTCCACACAACTGATCTAGCAGGTCATCTAATCTAGGAATTGGAAAACGGTATTTTACTGTGATTTTGTTGATGGCTCGACTGTCAACACACATTCTCCACGTTCCATCTTTCTTTGGAATCAACAAGGCCGGTACAGCACAAGGACTTAGGCTCTGTCGGATCAAACCTTTCTGtaacaactcttccacttgacgACGAAGTTCTTCATGCTCCTTAGGACTCATTCTATAATGCGCTTTGTTTGGCAAGCTTGATCCAGGGATGAGATCAATATGGTGTTGTATATCCCGGAGAGGTGGTAGCTCGTCTGGCAACTCGTTAGGGAAAACATCAATAAATTCCTTAATTAAAGGTTGAGCTGCAATAGGGATACTACTTTCATCCGGCTGTTGGTCTTTGCTAATCAACACATACAGTTCTCCTGCATCTTCTGCCTCAACTTCAAACTGCTTAAACGACAAGAGATTGGTAGTTTGTCCGGTAGATGGTTTAGGTGCAATTTCTTTGCTGGGTACAAGTACTATACGTACGTCGTTCCATAAAAAGCTGTAGGTATTTTTATGCCCGTCATGACTAGTTTTCCTGTCAAACTCCCATGGTCGACCCAACAACAAGTGACAAGCATCCATACTAGGAATGTCACaccatattttatctttatatttgttaCCAATCGAAAAAGAAACCAAGCAACGTTTGTTTACTTTCACCTCATTCCCTTTCTTAAGCCAAGAAAGTTTATATGGATGCGGATGTGCCTTGGTTTCCAGCCTAAACCGTTTCACGACCTCTTCGTCAATAATATTCTCGCAACTTCCAGGATCAATAACTAAACGACAAACTTTTCCCTTGATCGTACATGTCGACTGGAATATATTATTACGTAACCAGTTGTCGTCCTCATCTGTACGTGGAGTGAGAAAACTTCTTCTTGCTACAAAGTTCACTCCTGTATCTCCTGTAACTACTTCATCACTAGGTTCAGAGTCATCCTCTGGATACTCATCATATTCAGGTACCcaatcatcttcttcacgattgtcttcattgaaaagaaccttgttcacaCGTTCTACTTTGCGACAGTCAGTGCCTTTGTGCCCAGTTTCACCGCACTTATTACACTTGCCTCCAAAATAGCTGATTGGAGTTTTACTTGGGGTCGAAACCGAATTAGGTTTGTTAACAGTACTAGTTGTTGACGTACTACGATTACTTGTTGGGGAAGATGCTACATTGTTACCCCAATTTGAACTTCTACGCCCCACTTGTTTCTCTACCTGCCTTGCTCTATGATGTGCATCCGATATAGAACAACAGTCAAACATGTTAAGTGTATCTTGATATTGCTGAGGAAGACCACCTACATAACGTGCGACTCTTTGCTCATCTGACTCCGACAAATCGTTAAGAGAAAGTAATCGATAAAATTCCTTCGTGTACTCGTCTATAGAACGTGTTCCCTTGCGTAGGTTTTGTAGTTGCTGGTACATCAAGCTGATATAGTTGTGTGGTAAAAATTCTGCTCTCatatgtttcttcatattctcCCACGAGACTAACTTCTGCTTCCCTTTACGAGAGCGTTGTAGTTTGTGTTGTTGCCACCACGAATTAGCTCTTCCCCGAAACATAGTTGATACCAGCTGAACTCGTTTGTTATCTGGTACATCCTTAAATTCAAATACTTCCTCAGCTGTGTTCAACCACGAAAGAAACTCCTCCGGTTCTAAACCTCCATAGAATTCTGGAACCTCCACTTTTATTCCGGCCTTCCAGCGCTCAGAATCGTCACGTTGGATTATCCTACCTTCACGACGTCCTCTACCAAAAGGGTTGGTATAATCCCCTTCTTCGTTGGTATTATCCCCTTCTTCCTCGTCTCATTCTTCATGATGAATGTTATTCTGACCCATCATCACTCGGATTTCATTCAATAATTCTTCCTTCATCGTATTATaatcaattggatcaacttcttggCCTCGAACACGACCTCGACCAACTGGTAACCTTGGCATATTACTAACCCTGGAATCGAACTGGCTCTGATGCCAACTGATGCAGcggatattagagaaactagagaaaagagaagcgttgttcagacttcaaatattcctacgaatatcgactatgaacgttgattaatatctagacttcggtttcccaactttagataaaaatcgattaaacttgaacaaagtttgataaagaagatatatattccaaaaaaaagttgccctaaacaatttatgatggactcttttatagacttggggaaaaaccctaacttgctagtcaagaaaggatgaaaaaaccccctaaaccgactcagaccctaatttgctatttttggcaaattttggtcgacctaaaataatgaaagtactcataaaataaaacaattcgcctcaaacggcggcccaaacagactcctaacgaaagagttattaacaaaataaaaactttcctaaaatagcaaaaacgtatgtttgatgccctaaacgatggaatttggctaaattctgaagaccaaggcaatcaagattccttgtcctgttctttggcttgtttcccatcgaaatggacccctaaggatctaaattacgacacttggatttttagcctccaaataggctatagcctgctcatctgcatcatTCTCTCGGGGTTGGgagaaattcgccctcgaatttgtCGTATCATCATCAGAATTATCACCACAAAAAGGCACTAAGTGTTTGACATTAAAAACATCAGAAGTACGGATGTGACTTGGAAGCTTCAACTTGTATGCATTGGAATTAATCTTTGCGACAATTTCCAAGGGACCAATCTTGCGCGCCTTCAGTTTGTTGTACTCGCCAACTGGAAAACGATCCTTTGTCAATATTGCCCAGACAAAATCCCCTACTTCAAACTCGACAACTCTGCGTTTCTTATCTGCCGCCTCCTTGTACCTTTCATTAGCTCGAAGCAACTGTTCTTCGGCCAACTTGTGAACTTGCTGCAGCTGTTGGATACGTTCTTCAGCACGAACTTCAATTCTCTTCAAATCAGGAACACGAGCTAAATCTATTGGTGCTCGTGGATTGTATCCATAAACAACCTCGAACGGACTCATACCCAGGCTACGGTTGACTGAACGATTAAATGCAAATTCAGCTTGGCAAAGTTTCTGGTCCCAACTTTTCGGATTGTCTCCAACCATACACCGTAGTATATCACCCAAAGAACGATTCACAACTTCTGTTTGGCCATCACTTTGAGGATGATACGCACTACTGAAATTAAGTCTTGTATTAGCCAATTTCCACAaggttttccagaaataactaagGAATCTTGTGTCTCGATCACTGACTATTGAACAGGGCAATCCATGTAGACGATACACTTCTTGGAAGAACAATTCAGCTACCTTCAGTGCATTAGTAGTCTTCTTGCAAGCAATAAAGTGAGACATTTTTGAAAAACGGTCGACAACAACAAATACTGAATCATGCCCCCTCTGAGTTCGAGGTAAACCCAATACGAAATCCATGCTCAAATCTGACCATGGTTGGCTTGGAACTTTTAGTGGTATATATAACCCTGCATTGGTTGCTTTTCCTTTTGAAACTTGACAGATTCGACATCTGTCCACGAATTTAGCAACTTCACgcctcattgttggccagtaatatgatTTTGAAACAAGCTGGAAAGTTTATCTCTACCCATGTGCCCCTCGTCATGTAACTCCTTAATAATCTTCAATCGAAGACTAGAATCGGGAATACACAATTGGTTACCTTTAAAGAGAAATCCTTCATGCATAAGGTAATCACTTCGTTTTCCTAGACTGATATTATCCACAATCTCCACAAAGTGTGGATCGGTTAGAATATGTTCAGAATACGAATCAAAATCTATTACCTCAGTTCGCATGGTGTTGAGTAACATACTTCGACGGCTTaaagcatcagcaacttgattctgCGACCCAGCTTTGTGCTTCAGTACAAAAGTGAACTCTTGCAAATAAGAAGCCCACTTACCATGTCTAGATGAAAGCTCTTGCCTATTGATATGCCTTAAAGAATCATGGTCAGAAAACATAATGAATTCGTTATGAATTAGATAGTGTCGCCAATGCTTCAAGGCTTGAACTATGGCATAAAACTCCACATCATAAGTACTGTAGTTGGTCTTAGCACCATTCAACTTCTCACTAAAATATGCTACAGGTCGTCCTTCCTGACTCAAAACAGCTCCAATTCCCACCTTCGATGCATCACAGTGTAATTCAAATGGCTTGCTGAAATCAGGTAACACCAATAGTGGTGCGGTTATTAGTTTTGTCTTGACTGCTTCAAAGGCTTTGTCAGCTTCCTCAGACCATGAGAACTTTCCTACTTTCATGCATTCAGTAATGGGTGCCATAATGGTGCTGAAGTGATGAATAAAACGCCGGTAAAAAGAAGCGaaaccatgaaaactccttaCCTCGTGCAGTGTAGTGGGTGTGGTCCAATTTCTTACAGCTTCAACCTTGGAATCATCTACCTTTATTCCATCCTTGGTTACGACATAGCCGAGAAATAGAATTTGGTCAGTCATGAATGAACACTTCTTGATGGCTGCAAATAATTTTTCCCGACGTAGAGTTGAAAGCACTTCTCGAAGATGTTGAAAATGCATGTTCATATCAACACTATAAATAAGAATATCGTCGAAATAAACGACCACAAAAGTACCGATAAAGGGCCTGAGAACTTGATTCATTATACGCATGAATGTACTAGGCGCATTGGACAATCCAAACGGCATAACCATCCACTCATATAACCCTTCTCGAGTCTTAAaagctgttttccactcatcaccTTCTCGAATTCTGATCTGATGGTACCCACTCTTCAAGTCGAGTTTGCTAAACACCTTCGCTCCACACAACTGATCTAGCAGGTCATCCAATCTAGGAATTGGAAAACGGTATTTTACTGTGATTTTGTTGATGGATCGACTGTCAACACACATTCTCCACGTTCCATCTTTCTTTGGAATCAACAAGGCCGGTACAGCACAAGGACTTAGGCTCTGTCGGATCAAACCTTTCGtaacaactcttccacttgacgACGAAGTTCTTCATGCTCCTTAGGACTCATTCTATAATGCGCTTTGTTTGGCAAGCTTGATCCAGGGATGAGATCAATATGGTGTTGTATATCCCGGAGAGGTGGTAGCTCGTCTGGCAACTCGTTAGGGAAAACATCAATAAATTCCTTAATTAAAGGTTGAGCTGAAATAGGGATACTACTTTCATCCGGCTGTTGGTCTTTGCTAATCAACACATACAGTTCTCCTGCATCTTCTGCCTCAACTTCAAACTTCTTAAACGACAAGAGATTGGTAGTTTGTCCGGTAGATGGTTTAGGTGCAATTTCTTTGCTGGGTACAAGTACTATACGTACGTCGTTCCATAAAAAGCTGTAGGTATTTTTATGCCCGTCATGACTAGTTTTCCTGTCAAACTCCCATGGTCGACCCAACAACAAGTGACAAGCATCCATACTAGTAATGTCACaccatattttatctttatatttgttaCCAATCGAAAAAGAAACCAAGCAACGTTTGTTTACTTTCACCTCATTCACGACCTCTTCGTCAATAATATTCTCGCAACTTCCAGGATCAATAACTAAACGACAAACTTTTCCCTCGATCGTACATGTCGACTGGAATATATTATTATGTAACCAGTTGTCGTCCTCATCTGTACGTGGAGTGAGAAAACTTCTTCTTTCTACAAAGTTCACTCTTGTATCTCCTGTAACTACTTCATCACTAGGTTCAGAGTCATCCTATGGATACTCATCATATTCAGGTACCcaatcatcttcttcacgattgtcttcattgaaaagaaccttgttcacaCGTTCTACTTTGCGACAGTCAGTGCCTTTGTGCCCAGTTTCACCGCACTTATTACACTTGCCTCCAAAATAGCTGATTGGAGTTTTACTTGGGGTCGAAACCGAATTAGGTTTGTTAACAGTACTAGTTGTTGACGTACTACGATTACTTGTTGGGGAAGATGCTACATTGTTACCCCAATTTGAACTTCTACGCCCCACTTGTTTCTCTACCTGCCTTGCTCTATGATGTGCATCCGATATAGAACAACAGTCAAACATGTTAAGTGTATCTTGATATTGCTGAGGAAGACCACCTACATAACGTGCGACTCTTTGCTCATCTGACTCCGACAAATCGTTAAGAGAAAGTAATCGATAAAATTCCTTCGTGTACTCGTCTATAGAACGTGTTCCCTTGCGTAGGTTTTGTAGTTGCTGGTACATCAAGCTGATATAGTTGTGTGGTAAAAATTCTGCTCtcatatgtttcttcatcttctcccacgAGACTAACTTCTGCTTCCCTTTACGAGAGCGTTGTAGTTTGTGTTGTTGCCACCACGAATTAGCTCTTCCCCGAAACATAGTTGATACCAGCTGAACTCGTTTGTTATCTGGTACATCCTTAAATTCAAATACTTCCTCAGCTGTGTTCAACCACGAAAGAAACTCCTCCGGTTCTAAACCTCCATAGAATTCTGGAACCTCCACTTTTATTCCGGCCTTCCAGCGCTCAGAATCGTCACGTTGGATTATCTTACCTTCACGGCGTCCTCTACCAAAAGGGTTGGTATAATCCCCTTCTTCGTTGGTATTATCCCCTTCTTCCTCGTCTCCTTCTTCATGATGAATGTTATTCTGACCCATCATCACTCGGATTTCATTCAATAATTCTTCCTTCATCGTATTATaatcaattggatcaacttcttggCCTCGAACACGACCTCGACCACGACCTCGACCAACTGGTAACCTTGGCATATTACTAACCCTGGAATCGAACTGGCTCTGATGCCAACTGATGCAGcggatattagagaaactagagaaaagagaagcgttgttcagacttcaaatattcctaggaatatcgactatgaacgttgattaatatctagacttcggtttcccaactttagataaaaatcgattaaacttgaacaaagtttgataaagaagatatatattccaaaaaaaagttgccctaaacaatttatgatggactcttttatagacttggggaaaaaccctaacttgctagtcaagaaaggatgaaaaaaccccctaaaccgactcagaccctaatttgctatttttggcaaattttggtcgacctaaaataatgaaagtactcataaaataaaataattcgcctcaaacggcggcccaaacagactcctaacaaaagagttattaacaaaataaaaactttcctaaaatagcaaaaacgtatgtttgatgccctaaacgatggaatttggctaaattctgaagaccaaggaaatcaaagattccttgtcctgttctttggattgtttcccatcgaaatggacccctaaggatctaaattacgacacttggatttttagcctccaaataggctatagcctgctcatctgcatcagaaaGTATGAATGGTATTGACAAGGAAAATTTGTGGAGAGGCCAAAGATCCCAAACTAGGTTTAGTTAGGTTGGTCTTGGGTTAGTTGTCTGCTGCCTTTTTCATTCTATTAGGCATTTGTGTTTGCTTTTGCTTGGTGGGCTGTTGTGCTTTTGGGTTAATGGCTGACTAGCAGTCATTTTCGTTTCTCTTGGCTGAAGGTTTTTCTATTTGCCTCTGTGGCTCTTTTGTAGTTTGTTTCCTAGACTGCTGTTCTAGGACTTTGTTGCTTTCTTTGTTTCCGGAGTAGGCTTTTGCCTTTCCTCTTGTTTCGCTTCGGCGCTTCTCTTCtttgtatttctttttttctttctaataatatcttaaacttttccgtcaaaaaaagaaaaaagatatggTGTAGTCTCATGAGAGAAACCTTCTAGTCTGacgatgtttaaatgattgatttTTGTTAATATATCAATAACTCGGTGTGTTTCTTCCTCTGAATCCATCTGTCAATTGCTACATGTGTATCTCCAATACTTCCTCGATATACAGATCGACCAATCACTGCATCTTCACAGAAACCCCCAGTAGCAATTCTTAAGTCATCCAAACTGATCTTGTACAAGGAAAGCTTTAGCTTGGATATGCCATCAAGGAAATCACGCGAGAAAATCGACAATTCTGGGCTTCTAGAAGATAACAGATAAAAGCTAAGAGGATTCCACCTGTTACCGACACTAATATAAATCATTAGAGCTGCAATAAGTAATAACGCCGTGGTTAAGACACCCACTGAAAGTAGTATATACAAGTTCCTATTGTTTAGTCCACTTGTATGAAGAAGTTtctgcaaaggaattgcagacgCAGGAAAAGGATCTGTATCTGGCGAAGGACTAATTTCCAAATTCAAAACCGGGATTCCATTGATGGGAATGCCCAGTGCAGTCTTAGGATAGATTGTTGTCAATGGGTCTAGGTTATTAGCAGCTAAGATTTTCTCTTCAGGAACACCAAATTTCTTAGCTATGAATGATGTGTTATCATATTGTACTATTGGATACGTAACAAGATACTTGACACCATGTTTTTTGTCAATTTCATCAGGGCATGCGCATCTTACAGGTACCACGACTTCAACACCATTAGATGTAACATTAAAACCTGGGTTCTGCTTTATAAGAACAGGCAGCTTCAGCAATCCTTGGAAAACATTGCAGGCAACCGTAGCAAAATTGTCAGAGCTAGAAGAAGTGTAAGTGAAATTAGCTTGAGAGAACCCTCCAGAACAAGAAAAATTTACTGGGACAATGATATCTCGAGGAATGTGAAGATTGGCAGAAGTTGATTCATTAAGATTGTTGAGAGAAAGAAGTTGAGTTTGGTTTTCCAAATTGAAAAGAGACGAAATGGCTGAAACTGATTGATACTTAACTTGAGTTTTATAGACTATATATGCTTCACATGTACCTTTGTTAGTCTTGCGAAGGTAGTTAAAACCATCTACTAGTTCAAGGTTTTCACAATCTTTGCCGTCGTAAAACTGTAACGATAAAATGGAGTGTATCGGAAAAACTAGATTGAAAACACAGATGAAGGGAAGAATAGAAACCATAGTGGTAGTAGTATTAGGAACACCTAGAACAACAATGGCAAAAGAAATAGTTAGATATAGATTTGGGGAGTATGCATATTTTATGTTATACTGAAAAAGAGTTGGAAATTGAATAACAAGTAAAAACAAACAGCCGTTTGGCCGGCTATGTACACATTTGAATTTCTAAACACTAAATGCTGAATTTTTTTTCCCCATGAACTGTATGAGCTcaatacatgcttcaaaaaaaaaaaaaaaaaagctcatTTGCAGCTTACAGCCCCACGATCCATTAGCTAAATATTTAAGAAATTGTCAGTGCGCACACTTTCAGCGAGCAACGAAAGTGTGGAGATGCGGGGTATCGACCCCCGTACCTCTCGCATGCTAAGAGGGCGCTCTACCGTCTGAGCTACATCCCCATTTTGACCAGCTGCCTATTATATTTTACAAatattttatgtttgttttctttttccgaCCAGGGTCATTTATTCACTCTTTCCCCCTTGCAAAACCTAGAAACTGAGACGAGAGGAGAGTCGTTTGCAGAAAACAGCGGAATGGACATGGCAGAGGTAgaagcaaaccctagttctcccaaacaagaagaagagaaagagaaaactaAAGAAGGGTATAAGTTATTAGGTTCTCCAACATTCAAAGAACTAGAGAATGGACGTTTCAAATGCCTAGAAACTGGACATGAATGTCTATCTAAAGATAAGGAATCATATAGTAATAGTAAGAGATGTCGTTTAGGTCTTATTGAGTCTTTTTTATCTCTAAAGATATCTCCTCTTAATATGTTCAAACAAGATCCCGCCAACAAGTAAGtattccctttctttttttttagtatatctCATCCTTGAATTTTGATTCTTGAATCCTAAACTGAGAGTTATAGGGTTTAGGGTTTTTCTGGGTATTCAATCATAGGTAGGTCAAAGTTAATTTGTGAAGTTCTTAGTTTCTATGGTTTTGCATCATTTGTAAATTGATTTATTTGCATCATGAGCTTTGTTAATTAAGATATTTATCTCATAGGTTTTGATTCCAGAATCTTACAAGTTAGCCCTTTTTCTAATCATTCATAAAATTTTGTAGGGTTTTAGGGTTTAATGATGGGCTTGTGAATTTGATGTTTGAAGCAATGGGTTTTGTGAATTTGATTGTTTTGaaccatgggttttctttcttgaatGTTAATTTTGCAGGTCAAAGTTAATTTGTAAGTTAACAGGAGTTACTGTGAACAAATCTGAAGAGCACATTTGGAAGCATATCTATGGGAGAAAATTTCTTAATAAATTAGGTTTGCAATTGCTACCTTAATCTCTCGATATCAAGTTATATTTATGTTGCTGAACTGTGTAATTTTTGTCGGCagaggaaaaggaaaaggaaactgGAAAGGTGGCGTCTAATGGGGTTAAAGAAAAGGAGGATGAGGAAGAAGTAGAAGCAAAGAAAGGTGTGaagaaggataagaagaagaagaagaagaagaagaaggataagaagaagaaaggggtTAAGAAAGATGTTCCTGTTGAAAGGGTACCCAAGGATGATGAGAGTCCTATGGAAGATAACAGTGAGTCGGAAGAGCTTGACTTCTGGATTCCTCCGCCGGGTAGTAGGTGGGATTTTGATGATGGAAAGGATCGATGGGGTTCTGATACAGAGTCGGGTCAGGATTCTGATGAAGGTGTTGAAGTGGGAGATGATATAGGTAAAGTTGTTAGCATTGTTAAATTGCATTTTGATACATGTGCTTGTTACGGGTACATTGTTTGAATAATTGCCCCTTGACCTGTAAACGCGGGACATAGTGTGCGCACTTGTAGTGAGTAAAACAACAATAGACTCGTGAGTTGTATTCTTCTATATATAATTcaggatataggaaatcatttatAAGCATAATTACAGTAGCTACCTGTGTTCATAACCTATAGGTAGCATTTTTGTGCCCTTGTTGTTGTTATAGGTAGTACATTATTTGGGTAGTTGGTTGGTCCGCTACCCTTTTGACTGCACTGTCCGTGTACATGGGATATACTTGCACTTCTTTTGAGATAAAACAATAACAGACTCGTGACTTGTGTATGTACACTGATGAAAGG
Coding sequences within:
- the LOC113272798 gene encoding lysM domain receptor-like kinase 4; translated protein: MVSILPFICVFNLVFPIHSILSLQFYDGKDCENLELVDGFNYLRKTNKGTCEAYIVYKTQVKYQSVSAISSLFNLENQTQLLSLNNLNESTSANLHIPRDIIVPVNFSCSGGFSQANFTYTSSSSDNFATVACNVFQGLLKLPVLIKQNPGFNVTSNGVEVVVPVRCACPDEIDKKHGVKYLVTYPIVQYDNTSFIAKKFGVPEEKILAANNLDPLTTIYPKTALGIPINGIPVLNLEISPSPDTDPFPASAIPLQKLLHTSGLNNRNLYILLSVGVLTTALLLIAALMIYISVGNRWNPLSFYLLSSRSPELSIFSRDFLDGISKLKLSLYKISLDDLRIATGGFCEDAVIGRSVYRGSIGDTHVAIDRWIQRKKHTELLIY
- the LOC113276114 gene encoding surfeit locus protein 2-like isoform X2 — its product is MDMAEVEANPSSPKQEEEKEKTKEGYKLLGSPTFKELENGRFKCLETGHECLSKDKESYSNSKRCRLGLIESFLSLKISPLNMFKQDPANKSKLICKLTGVTVNKSEEHIWKHIYGRKFLNKLEEKEKETGKVASNGVKEKEDEEEVEAKKGVKKDKKKKKKKKKDKKKKGVKKDVPVERVPKDDESPMEDNSESEELDFWIPPPGSRWDFDDGKDRWGSDTESGQDSDEGVEVGDDIEDEKTGSESSELSMRTKRMSIEVGPSGFASRKKKRKTKSTDPKAD
- the LOC113276114 gene encoding surfeit locus protein 2-like isoform X1; amino-acid sequence: MDMAEVEANPSSPKQEEEKEKTKEGYKLLGSPTFKELENGRFKCLETGHECLSKDKESYSNSKRCRLGLIESFLSLKISPLNMFKQDPANKSKLICKLTGVTVNKSEEHIWKHIYGRKFLNKLEEKEKETGKVASNGVKEKEDEEEVEAKKGVKKDKKKKKKKKKDKKKKGVKKDVPVERVPKDDESPMEDNSESEELDFWIPPPGSRWDFDDGKDRWGSDTESGQDSDEGVEVGDDIEEDEKTGSESSELSMRTKRMSIEVGPSGFASRKKKRKTKSTDPKAD